Within the uncultured Bacteroides sp. genome, the region CAGGTGAATACATTACTAAACTAAGTACTGGAAAACCTCTGGGAATGTTCTGGGGATACATCTCTGATGGAGTTAATCCTGAAACTGGTGATATAATTTATAGAGATATAGATAAAAGCGGAACTATTACTCCTGCCGATAAGACTTACATTGGTGACCCAAATCCTGATTTCACTTTCGGACTCACAAATAATTTTTCTTATAAAGGATTCAATCTGAATGTATTCTTCCAAGGTTCAGTAGGCAACGACATTTATAATCTTTCACGCATGGAAACAGAAGGTATGTACGATGCCAAGAATCAGTCTACATCAGTACTTGCCAGATGGAAAATACCCGGACAGATTACTGATATGCCAAGAGCAGTTGCTTCTAAAGAAAACCTAAAGACATCAAGCCGATTTGTAGAAGATGGTAGTTTTTTGAGATTAAAATCATTAACACTATCATATAACGTTACCGGAAAGCTATTGAAGAAATGGAATATTGGTCGTCTTCAGCCATATTTCACCGCTCAGAATTTGCTAACGTTCACCAACTACAAAGGATTTGATCCTGAAGTTAATCAATGGGGAGGAAGTGCACTGGTACAGGGACTCGATTGGGGTACTTATCCTCAGACAAAAAGCTATGTGTTTGGTGTAAATGTTGAATTTTAAATAGAATAATACAATGAAAAATAAAATAAAACTTAGTTTACTATTGGGCACAGCTCTTCTTATGGGAAGTTGCTCACTGAATTATGACCCGATATCTGATTATAGCGAACTCACCTTTGGAAATGAAGCCGGAACTTCCGGCACCAAATACCAAACCAAAGCAGAAATGCAACAACAGTATGATAACATCTATAAAAGTATTCAGGATGCACAGGAATCATGGTACATGGATATGCTGGTATTTGCAGAAACTCATGCAGATAATGCATATAGCGGAGGCACAGATGCAGAACTTGTTCAATTAGAATCTAATAAACAGGATGGTACAAATAAAAACATCGAACGCGACTGGACATCTTTCCTTGAATATATAGTTTCTGCAAACAGGGTAATCTGTAACGTAGATTCTGTTCCTGATAATACACTTACTGATGCAGAACGAAAGCAATGGAAAGCAGAAGCTTCTATCTGGCGTGCATGGGTATTATTCGACATGACCAGATTATGGGGTGAAGTTCCTGTGGTTACTCAGGAAACTCCAAATATAACTGCTACAAACGTAAAAGACATGTACCCTATCCTTTTCCCTGCCCGCAACAGTGTTGAGGATGTGTATAAACAGATTATCAGCGATTTGCAGTACGGACTTCAGTATGCTCCGAATGCGGATGCAACTAACAAGTTTAAACTGACAAAATCAGTTGCAAAGACCCTTCTTGCCAAAGTATATGCTGAAGCTCCTGCAAGAGATTATGCCAAGGTTATTGAATATTGTGAGTCCATAAAGAAAGATGGTTTTTCACTTGTAGCTAATTACTCTGATTTATTTTCTGTAAACGATTCTAAGACAGATGTGAATTACCGGAATACTTCTGAATCTATCTTTGAAGTTGTTTATCCTCTAGGTAGCGGAAGCTGGGTAACCTGGATGTTTGGAATTGACCAATGCGATCCAAGCAGTACATACAACTGGGCTAAATGGATTACTCCTTCACGGGATCTGATTCAGGCTTATGAGAACGAAGGCGATAATGTTCGTATGAATGAAGCAATTGTGTGGGGCCAACCATCATGGAGCATTCATTATCCATCAGATCACTATCCGTTTATGTACAAAACCCGTTCAAAATATAACAGCATCCTCAAGTTCCGTCTGGCTGATGTTCTGTTGCTGGAAGCTGAAGCTTATGCGGCTCAGGGAAATCTTACTTCAGCTGCGGATTTAGTTGATCAGATCAGGGTTCGTGCGAAATTGGCTAAACTTGATGCATCTGCCAAATCTTCTAAAGATAACATGGTTAATGCTGTACTCAAAGAACGTCGTCTGGAACTTGCTTTTGAAGGACAACGCTGGTTCGACCTTGTTCGTACAGGAAAAGTATATGAGGTGATGAACTCATTGAATTCACGTGATTCAGGTCGTAAGAAGATGGCTACGTTCACAGAAAGCTCATTGCTTTTGCCTGTTCCACAGACTCAGATAGACAGTAATCCTAACTTGACACAAAACAAAGGCTACTAATAATGAAAATTGATTATAGAAATAAACTATTGTCGGCATTAACCGGGTTGTTCATCTCAGGATTTGCATTCCTGGGATGCGGCAATGGAACTGTTCCTACTCCCGATGAAGATAGTAAGCCAGAAACCTCTGACGTGGATTTGTACGTAACTACAGCTAATCAATCTTTGCTATTCAAGAAGATTCCATTGTCATTCAGCACTAAAGATAATATGTCTCCTTCTACTATCCAGATGAATCCATCGGAAGTTTTCCAGGAAATGGACGGATTTGGGGCGGCTATGACAGGTTCTTCCTGTTATAACCTGCTTAAGATGACAGCAGAAGACAGAGCCAAACTGTTGAAAGAGACATTTGACACTAAAGATGGAATGGGATATAGTTATATTCGTGTTTCCATTGGTGCATCTGACTTCTCATTGAGCGAGTACACATATTGTGATACTCCGGGCATCGGAAACTTTGCTCTGCAGTCTGAAGATAAAAATTATGTAATACCTGTACTGAAAGAGATTCTGGCTATTAATCCCAATGTGAAAATTCTGGCTTCTCCATGGACTTGTCCAAAATGGATGAAGGTGAATAACTTGACAGAGAAACAGCCTTTTAATTCATGGACTAGTGGACAGCTAAACCCTGACTATTATCAGGATTATGCTACATACTTCGTGAAGTATATTCAGGCTATGAAAGCAGAAGGGATTAACATTGCTTCTATGACTGTTCAGAATGAACCTCTAAACAGAGGAAATTCGGTTTCGCTGTATATGACCTGGCAGGAACAACGCGATTTCATTAAAACAGCACTGGGTCCGGCTTTACGTAATGCAGGAATCAATACAAAGATTATCATTTTTGACCATAACTATGATTATGATAACATTGCCGATCAGATAGATTATCCTATCAACATCTACAAAGATACTGATGCTGCCCAATATATTGACGGAGCCGGATTTCATGCTTACGGAGGTGATAAGGCCGAATTAAATGATGTTTACAATGCGAATCCCGAAAAAAATCTTTATTTCACTGAAATGTCTATCGGTGAATGGAATTACAGCTTTGCCGGAGATTTAATGTGGAACATGGCGGAGGTATGTATTGGTACCATTAACAACTGGACTAAGGCAGTTATTGTGTGGAACTTTATGTTGGATAAGAATCGCGGTCCTAACCGTCCTGGCGGCTGTACCACTTGCTATGGAGCTATTGATATCAATCTGGATTACAAGACCATGACAAAAAACTCTCATTATTACACCATCAGCCATTTGGCAAAAGTAATAAAACCGGGAGCGAAACGAATTGGAACTACCGGCTATAAAGCTTCGGGGTTATACTATTCCGCTTTCTTAAATACAGATGGCTCATACGCCGTTGTATTACAGAACGATACCAACAGTACAATGAGCATTACTTTGTCTGACGGGAAGCACTCTTTTGCTTACTCCGTACCAGCTAAAGCAATTGCTTCTTATAAGTGGAATAAATAAAAAGGTTAATCATTAAATAAAATAAGAATATGAAAAAATATAAATCAATCTTATGCTCACTTATTGCTTTGGCTACATTTAGTGCCTGCAATAATGAAAATTATTCGGAACCACCGGTAGAGGGAACTCCGGTTATAAACCTCAAATCACAGATAACTTCTGCAATGTTTGGAGATAGTCTGACTTTCAATGCCAACGTTGCCGATGCTGAGTTTCCTCTTTCTACTTTGAAAGCTCAGCTATTCTTTGGCACGGATAAAGTTTCGGAAACAGTTATCCGCACAAAGGCAAATGGAGACTATACCGGTAAGGTATTTGTTCCTTATCTGGCTAATATTCCTAATGGAGCGGCTACATTAAAACTTGTTCTTCAGAATACGCACTTTGGTACTACCACACAAGATATCAACTTGCCGCTGACTCGTCCGGACTATGATCACCTCACTTTGGTAACTGCCGAAGGAAAGGAATACACAATGGCTCGCACAGGTCTTTACCAGTATAAAGCAACGGCCGATTTCCCTCAAAAAGTAAAAGCGTATATCAAAACACCCAAAGCAGGAACTCAGGGAAATAAAATTACCTTTGGTTGGGCAAGCGGAGCCATTACTCAGGGAAGTACTAATGCTATTACTTTCTCTAATTCAAATGCAGGAACGTTTGATATTACATTTAATACACTTACCTATGCGGGTTCTCCATTCATCAAACTGCTATTTGGCGGTGAAGAGATGGCAATGGTTGATGATAATAACTACAAGATTGAAAAGAACCTAACAACTGGACAAATGCTCGAGGTTAAGGGCATCAGCAATTTCAGTTCATGGTGGATAGATCCTGACTATTTCTCAAAAGATGCTCAGGGCAAACTTACATTCTTGCCTATGAGTGGAAAGTATCGCATTACAGCCAACTTTAAATATAATTATTTCATTGTTGAACGTATGACTGGTAGTGATCTTGCCACACTTGCCGACGATGGAAGTGGTGCAGTTTGGATTATTGGTGAAAAGATTGGTAAGCCATCACTTGCCAATGAAGTAGGATGGAATACAGATAAAGCTCTTTGCATGGCTCCTATTACCCCCGGTAAATACCAAACAACTGTTGTTGCCGGTAAAGGTGCCTTAGGTAGTATAGACACAGATGCTATAAACTTTAAGTTCTTCCACCAGAAAGGATGGGGAGGTGAATTTGGTGAAACATCAATCACTTCAAAGAGTACAGATATTGTTGTTATTGCTGGAGGAGGAAATCTTGCTTTGGCAACTGGGAAGTCTCTTACCACAGGAAAAACATATGTATTTACACTCGACGTAACAGGTGGAAAAAGTGCTGCTGTACTTACGGTAGTAGAAAAATAAAAAAGAAGTTTTGTAAACGAAAGTAAAACAAAAAACAATGAATGGAATCAAACAGCTTATCGTTTTAAGTCTGTCCCTTCTTGCAGCCCCCTCCTTTGCACAGCCGAAGGGAGCTGTTTATTTGGATGACAAAAAACCGATAGAAGAACGTATTGAAGATGCTCTCTCACGTATGACACTTGAAGAGAAGGTAGCTATGTGTCATGCTCAGTCTAAGTTTAGCTCTCCGGGAGTGCCTCGTCTTGGCATACCGGAAGTATGGACAAGCGACGGTCCGCACGGAATTCGTGCCGAAGTATTCTGGGATGAATGGAACACTGCGGGGTGGACAAACGACTCTTGCATTGCCTTCCCTGCCCTAACCTGCCTGGCTGCCACCTGGAATTCTGAAATGGCTGCACTTTATGGCAAATCCATTGGTGAAGAAGCTCGTTACCGTAACAAGAATGTGCTGTTGGGTCCGGGGGTAAACATCTACCGTACTCCGCTCAACGGACGTAACTTTGAGTACATGGGTGAAGATCCATATCTGGCTTCAACCATGGTGGTACCTTACGTTCAGGAAGTTCAGAAGAATGGCGTGGCTGCTTGTGTGAAACATTTCGCATTGAACAATCAGGAAAAAGATCGTGATCATATAAATGTAAATGTTAGCGACCGGGCTTTGTATGAAATCTACTTGCCTGCCTTTAAAGCTGCTGTTCAGAAAGGCGGAACATGGGCCATAATGGGTTCATACAATAAGTACAAAGGTGAACATTGCTGTCACAACCAATATCTATTGAAAGATATTCTTCGTAAGGAATGGGGATTTGACGGTGTAGTAGTGTCTGACTGGGGCGGTGTGCACGACACAAAACAGGCCATTTATAACGGGCTAGACATGGAATTTGGCAGCTGGACCAACGGATTGACATGGAGCGCAAGTAATGCTTACGACAACTATTATCTGGCTATGCCGTTCTTGAAACTAATCCGCTCGGGAGAAGTAAAAGAAGAAGAGGTAGACAAGAAGGTTCGTAATATTCTTCGTCTCATTTTCCGCACTACAATGGACAGAAACCGCCCATTGGGCTCATTCGGAACAGAAGAGCATGCCCTTGCAGGACGTAAGATTGCTCAGGAAGGTATTGTGTTATTACAGAATAACAGGAATGTATTGCCTGTTGATCTCACAAAGGTAAAAAAGATTGCCGTTATCGGTGAAAATGCAATTAAG harbors:
- a CDS encoding DUF5125 domain-containing protein; translation: MKKYKSILCSLIALATFSACNNENYSEPPVEGTPVINLKSQITSAMFGDSLTFNANVADAEFPLSTLKAQLFFGTDKVSETVIRTKANGDYTGKVFVPYLANIPNGAATLKLVLQNTHFGTTTQDINLPLTRPDYDHLTLVTAEGKEYTMARTGLYQYKATADFPQKVKAYIKTPKAGTQGNKITFGWASGAITQGSTNAITFSNSNAGTFDITFNTLTYAGSPFIKLLFGGEEMAMVDDNNYKIEKNLTTGQMLEVKGISNFSSWWIDPDYFSKDAQGKLTFLPMSGKYRITANFKYNYFIVERMTGSDLATLADDGSGAVWIIGEKIGKPSLANEVGWNTDKALCMAPITPGKYQTTVVAGKGALGSIDTDAINFKFFHQKGWGGEFGETSITSKSTDIVVIAGGGNLALATGKSLTTGKTYVFTLDVTGGKSAAVLTVVEK
- a CDS encoding glycoside hydrolase family 30 beta sandwich domain-containing protein → MKIDYRNKLLSALTGLFISGFAFLGCGNGTVPTPDEDSKPETSDVDLYVTTANQSLLFKKIPLSFSTKDNMSPSTIQMNPSEVFQEMDGFGAAMTGSSCYNLLKMTAEDRAKLLKETFDTKDGMGYSYIRVSIGASDFSLSEYTYCDTPGIGNFALQSEDKNYVIPVLKEILAINPNVKILASPWTCPKWMKVNNLTEKQPFNSWTSGQLNPDYYQDYATYFVKYIQAMKAEGINIASMTVQNEPLNRGNSVSLYMTWQEQRDFIKTALGPALRNAGINTKIIIFDHNYDYDNIADQIDYPINIYKDTDAAQYIDGAGFHAYGGDKAELNDVYNANPEKNLYFTEMSIGEWNYSFAGDLMWNMAEVCIGTINNWTKAVIVWNFMLDKNRGPNRPGGCTTCYGAIDINLDYKTMTKNSHYYTISHLAKVIKPGAKRIGTTGYKASGLYYSAFLNTDGSYAVVLQNDTNSTMSITLSDGKHSFAYSVPAKAIASYKWNK
- a CDS encoding glycoside hydrolase family 3 C-terminal domain-containing protein, which encodes MNGIKQLIVLSLSLLAAPSFAQPKGAVYLDDKKPIEERIEDALSRMTLEEKVAMCHAQSKFSSPGVPRLGIPEVWTSDGPHGIRAEVFWDEWNTAGWTNDSCIAFPALTCLAATWNSEMAALYGKSIGEEARYRNKNVLLGPGVNIYRTPLNGRNFEYMGEDPYLASTMVVPYVQEVQKNGVAACVKHFALNNQEKDRDHINVNVSDRALYEIYLPAFKAAVQKGGTWAIMGSYNKYKGEHCCHNQYLLKDILRKEWGFDGVVVSDWGGVHDTKQAIYNGLDMEFGSWTNGLTWSASNAYDNYYLAMPFLKLIRSGEVKEEEVDKKVRNILRLIFRTTMDRNRPLGSFGTEEHALAGRKIAQEGIVLLQNNRNVLPVDLTKVKKIAVIGENAIKRMTIGGGSSSLKVKYEQSPLAGIQNRVGKDVEVTFVQGYESPAVAEQDVKGAKVPEKKVIDVEGLRNKAVSAARNADVVLFFGGLNKNENQDCEGVDRKEYDLPYDQNELISALAKANPNLVVVLLTGNAVAMPWVKEVPTIVEGWYSGTEAGNAIASVLMGDVNPSGKLPFTIPVSLKDNGAITMGEYLGNGKEETYNEDIFVGYRWADKHKAKPLFSFGHGLSYTTFAYGKVEIDKSDITVNDKFTVSVKVKNTGKRSGAEVVQLYISDLKSSLPRPIKELKGFKKILLNAGEEQVVSFTVDKEALQFFDDSKHEWIAEPGKFEALIGASSTDIRGKVSFELK
- a CDS encoding RagB/SusD family nutrient uptake outer membrane protein, which encodes MKNKIKLSLLLGTALLMGSCSLNYDPISDYSELTFGNEAGTSGTKYQTKAEMQQQYDNIYKSIQDAQESWYMDMLVFAETHADNAYSGGTDAELVQLESNKQDGTNKNIERDWTSFLEYIVSANRVICNVDSVPDNTLTDAERKQWKAEASIWRAWVLFDMTRLWGEVPVVTQETPNITATNVKDMYPILFPARNSVEDVYKQIISDLQYGLQYAPNADATNKFKLTKSVAKTLLAKVYAEAPARDYAKVIEYCESIKKDGFSLVANYSDLFSVNDSKTDVNYRNTSESIFEVVYPLGSGSWVTWMFGIDQCDPSSTYNWAKWITPSRDLIQAYENEGDNVRMNEAIVWGQPSWSIHYPSDHYPFMYKTRSKYNSILKFRLADVLLLEAEAYAAQGNLTSAADLVDQIRVRAKLAKLDASAKSSKDNMVNAVLKERRLELAFEGQRWFDLVRTGKVYEVMNSLNSRDSGRKKMATFTESSLLLPVPQTQIDSNPNLTQNKGY